A stretch of Thermococcus bergensis DNA encodes these proteins:
- a CDS encoding MFS transporter, with protein sequence MEVIDKAKFGRFHYILLAILGTVWAFIAVNTLSVSFVIPLLSKEPAFQGSLSKLGAMGSAALWGMLFGAWFFGTVADYIGRKKALTIAVSLFGLGSIASSFANSLNQLIVLRFIVGLGLGGALPVASSYFAEFMPAKVRGAMISILESFWAIGTIIVGIVAILLKASWRSILLFGGSVLLLLPIILWIPESPRFLALKGKTEEANRIVERIFGRKAEIKVQEGKQVKITIIELWTKYGRITLMLSIAWFSIAFAYYGFFIWLPKFLATTLNITVFKSFQYFLITATAQLPGYWSAAYLLEKIGRKKTLSTYLLLSGLAGVMFYHYASSGNVNMILTSAILFSFFNLGAWGAIYAYTPELYPTEVRGTGTGWAGAMGRIGGGLAPILAGKIMETSTAGAAVLIMAVISIMGALDVLVLGKETKGEELV encoded by the coding sequence ATGGAGGTCATAGACAAGGCAAAATTTGGAAGATTTCATTATATCCTCCTAGCAATTCTCGGAACGGTATGGGCATTTATAGCAGTAAATACTCTCTCTGTAAGCTTTGTAATTCCTTTGTTAAGCAAAGAACCTGCATTTCAGGGTAGCTTAAGCAAGCTCGGAGCCATGGGGTCCGCGGCATTATGGGGGATGCTCTTCGGAGCATGGTTCTTCGGAACAGTTGCCGATTATATAGGAAGGAAAAAAGCCCTAACCATTGCAGTTTCGCTGTTTGGATTGGGAAGCATCGCAAGTAGCTTTGCCAATAGCTTAAATCAGCTCATAGTCCTCAGGTTTATAGTAGGGCTTGGACTGGGAGGAGCTTTACCGGTTGCAAGCTCCTACTTTGCCGAATTCATGCCTGCAAAAGTTAGAGGTGCAATGATATCTATATTAGAAAGTTTCTGGGCGATTGGTACCATAATAGTAGGAATAGTTGCAATCCTCTTAAAAGCCAGCTGGAGAAGCATTCTCCTGTTTGGAGGAAGTGTATTGCTGTTGCTCCCGATAATACTCTGGATTCCGGAGTCCCCGAGGTTTTTGGCCCTTAAAGGAAAAACCGAAGAGGCTAATAGGATTGTAGAGCGGATATTCGGTAGAAAAGCGGAAATCAAGGTGCAAGAGGGTAAGCAAGTAAAGATAACGATAATCGAGCTCTGGACAAAATATGGCAGAATAACGCTAATGCTGTCAATTGCATGGTTCAGCATAGCCTTCGCTTACTACGGCTTCTTCATATGGCTTCCAAAGTTTCTGGCAACAACTTTGAATATAACCGTCTTTAAGAGCTTTCAGTACTTTCTAATAACTGCTACAGCCCAGTTACCAGGATACTGGAGCGCAGCTTATCTTCTCGAAAAAATAGGAAGGAAGAAAACGCTCTCCACTTATTTGTTGCTATCTGGCTTAGCGGGAGTCATGTTCTACCACTATGCAAGCTCAGGAAACGTTAATATGATACTCACAAGCGCGATTCTCTTCAGCTTTTTCAATCTTGGAGCATGGGGAGCTATATACGCCTACACTCCCGAACTTTATCCAACAGAAGTCAGAGGAACGGGAACAGGATGGGCAGGAGCAATGGGAAGAATCGGAGGGGGATTGGCCCCAATATTGGCCGGGAAAATTATGGAAACCTCAACTGCAGGAGCAGCAGTGCTTATAATGGCCGTGATCTCAATTATGGGAGCTTTGGATGTCCTTGTCCTCGGAAAAGAAACTAAAGGAGAGGAACTAGTATAA
- the mtnP gene encoding S-methyl-5'-thioadenosine phosphorylase, which yields MVRIAIIGGSGVYDPKLLENIREKRVETPYGDIKVKIGTYKGEEIAFLARHGEKHSVPPHKINYRANIWGLHELGVERILATSAVGSLNEAMKPGDFVILDQLIDFTKNRVYTFYDGEDSPHERKFVAHVDFTDPYCPELRDALIRAAKELGFSYHPRGTYAAMEGPRFETRAEIRALKILGADVVGMTQSPEAILARELEMCYASVAIVTNYAAGISKTKLTHSEVVELMQQKSEEIKLLLMKSVEYIPKIRRCACKDALKGATG from the coding sequence GTGGTAAGGATAGCAATAATAGGTGGCTCTGGAGTTTACGATCCAAAGCTCTTGGAAAACATAAGAGAGAAAAGAGTTGAAACCCCCTATGGGGATATTAAGGTGAAAATTGGGACGTATAAAGGGGAGGAAATAGCCTTTCTGGCAAGGCACGGAGAAAAGCATAGCGTTCCACCGCACAAGATAAACTACCGCGCCAACATATGGGGGTTGCATGAGCTCGGCGTCGAGAGGATACTCGCAACTTCTGCAGTTGGATCCCTAAACGAAGCCATGAAGCCGGGGGATTTCGTTATACTTGACCAGCTCATTGATTTTACAAAAAACAGGGTTTATACTTTCTATGATGGAGAAGATTCACCCCATGAAAGGAAGTTCGTTGCTCATGTTGATTTCACCGACCCCTACTGTCCAGAGCTTAGAGATGCTTTAATAAGAGCAGCCAAAGAGTTAGGCTTCAGCTATCACCCGAGAGGGACTTACGCTGCAATGGAAGGGCCCAGATTTGAAACAAGGGCGGAGATTAGAGCGTTGAAAATCCTCGGTGCTGATGTGGTAGGGATGACTCAATCTCCTGAGGCAATCTTGGCAAGGGAGCTTGAGATGTGCTATGCGAGTGTTGCCATTGTGACCAACTATGCCGCTGGCATAAGCAAGACCAAGCTCACCCATTCGGAAGTTGTGGAACTCATGCAGCAAAAAAGCGAGGAAATTAAGCTCCTTTTAATGAAATCTGTGGAGTACATTCCAAAGATCAGGAGATGTGCGTGCAAAGACGCTTTAAAAGGTGCCACTGGGTGA
- a CDS encoding IS6 family transposase has product MKSETIIYWVVSALKPFRRNKIPPEKKIRGVELYLRGLSYRQTARILKISHVTVWEAVQKLAEAVYKPKILAVKKQRNFIAVDETVIKINGKKRFLWAAIDVESKEVLAVWITTVRNWWVARDFILVVLKSCEGQPVFLVDRASWYKSAFKSLGLGYLHVTFGPRNSVERWFRTLKERTKRFWNNFRSEDWRRVHRFVFLFAFWYNFVRIHSSFGGPPGDFAEWLQEVMPQLS; this is encoded by the coding sequence ATGAAGTCTGAAACCATTATTTACTGGGTGGTTTCAGCCTTAAAACCCTTTCGTCGCAACAAAATCCCACCAGAAAAGAAAATCAGGGGAGTAGAATTATACCTGCGAGGCCTCAGTTACCGGCAAACCGCCAGAATCCTCAAAATCAGTCACGTAACAGTCTGGGAGGCCGTCCAAAAACTCGCAGAAGCAGTTTACAAGCCAAAAATCCTCGCAGTCAAAAAACAGCGAAACTTCATCGCAGTTGACGAAACAGTAATAAAAATCAACGGAAAGAAAAGATTCCTCTGGGCTGCAATTGACGTTGAGAGCAAGGAAGTTTTGGCAGTCTGGATTACGACTGTTAGAAACTGGTGGGTTGCCAGGGATTTCATCCTGGTTGTTTTAAAGTCGTGTGAAGGGCAGCCTGTCTTTCTGGTTGACAGGGCTAGCTGGTATAAGTCTGCTTTTAAGAGTCTGGGGTTGGGTTATCTGCATGTGACTTTCGGGCCGAGGAACAGTGTTGAGCGCTGGTTTAGGACGTTGAAGGAAAGAACAAAGCGTTTCTGGAATAATTTCAGGAGTGAGGACTGGAGAAGGGTTCATAGGTTTGTTTTTCTGTTTGCCTTCTGGTACAATTTTGTCAGAATTCATTCTAGTTTTGGTGGTCCGCCTGGTGATTTTGCTGAGTGGCTTCAGGAGGTGATGCCCCAGTTATCCTAA
- a CDS encoding signal recognition particle protein Srp54: MVLDKLGQSLNNALRKLARASTVDEALVREVVRDIQRALLTSDVNVRLVLDLTKKIEKRALEEKPPAGVSKKEHIIKIVYEELTNFLGKEAKPIEIKEKPTVLLTVGIQGSGKTTSIAKLARYFQKHGYKVGLVCSDTWRPGAYFQLKQLVEPYGIEVFGNPEEKDAVKLAKEGVEYFKKKGVDIIIVDSAGRHKEEKGLIEEMKQISEAIKPHEVILVIDGTIGQQAYNQALAFKEATPIGSIIVTKLDGSAKGGGALSAVVATGAPIKFIGVGEKIDDLEPFDPKRFVSRLLGLGDIQGLLEKFEELSKETEFKEEDVEKFLKGKFNLKDMYAQLEAMRKMGPLQQILKMIPGMGYSIPDEVIKVSEERLKKFKVIMDSMTEEELENPEIINYSRIKRIARGSGTSTRDVKELLNQYNQMKKFFKGMDKRKLAKMAKRFNFGGLGI; this comes from the coding sequence ATGGTATTAGACAAGCTCGGTCAGTCACTCAATAACGCCTTAAGAAAGCTTGCGCGTGCAAGTACTGTTGATGAAGCTCTTGTGAGAGAGGTAGTTAGAGACATTCAGAGAGCCCTACTTACGAGTGACGTTAATGTACGTCTGGTTCTCGATCTTACCAAAAAAATTGAGAAGAGAGCCCTGGAAGAAAAGCCGCCGGCTGGAGTTTCTAAAAAGGAGCACATAATTAAGATAGTTTATGAAGAGCTGACAAACTTCCTGGGAAAAGAAGCAAAGCCAATAGAAATAAAAGAAAAGCCGACTGTTCTCCTAACCGTTGGTATTCAAGGATCAGGAAAAACAACAAGCATAGCAAAGCTTGCGAGGTATTTCCAAAAGCATGGATATAAGGTTGGCTTGGTATGTTCAGATACCTGGCGCCCTGGTGCTTATTTCCAGCTAAAGCAGCTGGTGGAGCCTTACGGTATTGAGGTTTTTGGAAATCCCGAAGAAAAAGATGCCGTGAAGCTTGCCAAAGAGGGAGTGGAGTACTTCAAAAAGAAGGGCGTTGATATTATCATAGTGGACTCTGCAGGAAGGCACAAGGAAGAGAAAGGACTCATAGAGGAAATGAAGCAGATAAGCGAGGCGATAAAGCCCCACGAAGTTATCCTCGTAATCGATGGAACTATTGGGCAGCAGGCGTATAATCAGGCGCTGGCCTTTAAGGAGGCAACTCCTATAGGGTCGATAATTGTAACCAAACTGGATGGTTCAGCCAAAGGGGGAGGTGCTCTTTCCGCCGTTGTAGCAACCGGAGCCCCGATAAAGTTCATCGGTGTTGGTGAGAAAATAGACGATCTGGAACCCTTTGACCCGAAACGTTTTGTTTCAAGGCTCTTAGGGTTAGGAGATATCCAAGGATTGCTGGAGAAGTTTGAGGAACTCAGCAAGGAGACCGAATTTAAAGAAGAAGACGTTGAGAAGTTCCTGAAAGGAAAGTTTAACCTCAAAGACATGTATGCCCAATTAGAGGCCATGAGAAAAATGGGGCCGTTGCAGCAGATACTGAAGATGATTCCGGGAATGGGCTACTCTATTCCAGATGAGGTGATTAAGGTAAGCGAGGAAAGGCTGAAAAAATTCAAAGTTATCATGGATTCTATGACAGAAGAAGAGCTCGAAAACCCCGAGATAATAAACTACTCAAGAATCAAGAGGATAGCAAGGGGTTCCGGCACGAGTACAAGAGACGTGAAGGAACTGCTTAACCAGTACAACCAAATGAAAAAATTCTTTAAGGGTATGGACAAAAGAAAATTGGCCAAGATGGCCAAGAGGTTTAACTTCGGGGGGCTAGGTATATGA
- a CDS encoding glycosyltransferase family 4 protein — MRILIVGHYPPHKGGVANHTDSLVKELRKRHEVYVLTYGPINPREFEKERVYQVKVPPVFGLRGTLFALLGFLKIVKLHKKLNFDVIHAHYIGTTSFAGVLAKRKLKLPLVATAHGSDLDFMSKLPLGRYFVRESLAKSDGIIAVSHYLKKRALSLGAKRVRVIPNGIRPLKAKKAVKKYITFIGALTSYKDPKTFIRLAEYFPHEEFLVVGDGPLREELKRIAPPNVKFLGYRDDIDNILAESKMLIVPSLREGFGLVVVEANSLGVPVVGRAVGGIKELIRDGKNGYLFKDFDELVEKVALLLDNKKALKMGRIGRRISEKYKWEKVAERVEEVYKEVLGEEHDCSNKHARGP, encoded by the coding sequence ATGAGAATTTTGATTGTGGGACATTATCCTCCTCACAAAGGAGGGGTTGCAAATCATACTGATAGCTTAGTTAAAGAGCTCAGAAAGCGGCATGAAGTTTACGTTCTCACTTATGGACCCATAAACCCCAGAGAGTTTGAGAAGGAGAGAGTTTATCAGGTTAAAGTGCCCCCGGTCTTCGGTTTGAGGGGAACTTTATTCGCCCTTTTAGGTTTCTTAAAGATAGTAAAGCTCCACAAAAAATTGAATTTTGATGTCATTCATGCCCACTACATTGGAACAACCAGCTTTGCCGGAGTTCTCGCAAAAAGGAAGCTGAAACTGCCATTAGTTGCGACAGCCCACGGGAGTGATCTTGACTTTATGTCAAAACTTCCACTCGGGAGGTATTTTGTCAGAGAAAGCCTAGCAAAGAGTGATGGCATAATCGCTGTAAGCCATTACTTGAAAAAGAGGGCCCTATCGCTCGGGGCAAAAAGGGTAAGAGTAATTCCAAACGGGATAAGGCCGCTAAAAGCGAAAAAAGCCGTAAAGAAGTACATAACATTCATCGGAGCGCTAACATCCTATAAAGATCCAAAGACGTTTATACGTCTTGCGGAGTACTTCCCCCATGAAGAGTTTCTTGTTGTTGGGGATGGTCCGTTGAGGGAAGAGCTAAAACGCATTGCACCACCTAACGTTAAGTTTCTCGGTTATAGAGATGATATCGACAACATACTCGCAGAGAGCAAAATGCTAATAGTCCCCTCTTTGAGGGAGGGATTTGGGCTTGTAGTTGTTGAAGCCAATTCCCTTGGTGTGCCTGTAGTCGGAAGGGCTGTTGGAGGAATAAAAGAACTTATACGGGACGGAAAAAATGGGTATCTCTTTAAAGACTTTGACGAGCTTGTTGAAAAAGTAGCGCTTTTACTCGACAATAAAAAAGCTTTAAAAATGGGCAGAATCGGAAGAAGAATCAGCGAAAAATACAAGTGGGAGAAAGTTGCCGAGAGAGTCGAAGAGGTTTATAAGGAAGTTTTAGGTGAAGAACATGACTGTAGTAATAAACATGCGAGAGGGCCTTGA
- a CDS encoding nucleotidyltransferase domain-containing protein encodes MPREKVARIWDEREIVYSPKRWRILKEKREKALKIMERLAQFEPHVYGSVARGDVRKDSDIDIVIPYKVPSFLIELSLEGIPIQRRRIVMATPWHLIKGHIEIDEETTVTFPLIDPNDRELEFYRWGGMVDIWGLKTNLRVPGVNKKLILIIPTEKGHIEREVIGRESEVAKILGVSIDTVQERVKVLTRRDSIGRTGIYLNEEVPDWMSFEEALKMIADRDPNVRKRVRESGGI; translated from the coding sequence ATGCCAAGAGAAAAAGTTGCTCGTATATGGGACGAGAGGGAAATTGTGTATTCCCCCAAGCGATGGAGAATCTTAAAAGAGAAACGTGAAAAAGCCCTGAAAATAATGGAAAGGCTGGCCCAATTTGAGCCCCATGTTTATGGGAGTGTAGCGAGAGGAGACGTCAGGAAGGACAGCGACATCGACATTGTTATTCCATATAAAGTTCCAAGCTTTTTAATTGAGCTGAGCTTGGAGGGAATCCCAATTCAAAGGCGAAGAATCGTTATGGCCACTCCCTGGCACTTAATAAAAGGACACATCGAAATCGACGAAGAAACTACAGTAACGTTTCCGCTTATAGACCCCAACGATAGAGAGCTCGAATTTTACAGATGGGGCGGGATGGTTGACATCTGGGGACTAAAAACAAACCTCCGAGTGCCGGGAGTTAACAAAAAGTTGATACTGATAATCCCAACTGAAAAAGGCCATATAGAGAGAGAAGTTATTGGGAGAGAGAGCGAGGTTGCAAAGATTCTCGGAGTGAGTATAGATACAGTGCAGGAAAGGGTGAAAGTTCTAACTAGAAGAGATTCTATCGGGAGAACTGGCATTTATCTCAACGAAGAAGTCCCTGACTGGATGAGCTTTGAGGAAGCCCTAAAAATGATAGCCGATAGGGATCCAAACGTTAGGAAAAGGGTGAGAGAGAGCGGGGGTATTTAA
- a CDS encoding outer membrane protein assembly factor BamB family protein encodes MSVEMMEGLEMKKTLEKLGVPFFLVLLLGMFFGIPQVSAATDYELLWHKTHNFWLSEGVGGIDVASNGDIVVVGHTYFSAFFQRFLIFKTDENGTLKWNQTLNYSHIGYAVKVLSNGDIIAAGYAFGFLSPSHLTISRFDSEGNEKWHSAYYVGSSEVIYGAAIASNGDVIVVGSKYGGSSEGGENGKYLGDGGESPGNDVWALRLNENATVKWEKTFDVTGDDIAHGVTIASNGDLIVVGESGSYYSKDFLVLRLDENGNLIWQNAYNKNSLDVANAVSTASNGDIIVVGQTGESENALEDIWIVRVSSSGTLKWEKQFGGESMDFAYAVRALSNGDIAVAGFTKSFGEPKGDAWILVLDSSGNVKWNYTHDEGYKEVIHSIDIAPNGNLIAAGWSTGDYVDSILLMAIKPPGSEFIPIREREPQENPYLLIARVWTERFLMYHDIFDELYERAVSLGVDNETLETSLGLHNNATSLILDAWRCNTLEEVLRKMKFGIPKLYSIRRALLMELEAIELLKDVITELQPH; translated from the coding sequence ATGTCAGTCGAGATGATGGAGGGTCTCGAGATGAAGAAAACGCTGGAAAAATTGGGGGTCCCGTTCTTTTTGGTATTATTACTTGGGATGTTTTTTGGAATACCACAAGTGAGTGCGGCAACGGATTATGAGCTCCTCTGGCATAAGACCCATAATTTCTGGCTCTCTGAAGGCGTAGGGGGCATTGATGTTGCCTCAAATGGTGATATAGTAGTGGTGGGACATACGTACTTTTCTGCATTTTTCCAGAGGTTCTTGATCTTCAAAACCGACGAGAATGGCACTCTTAAGTGGAACCAAACATTAAATTACAGTCACATAGGTTATGCTGTTAAGGTTCTTTCGAATGGCGATATTATAGCAGCAGGATATGCATTTGGATTTCTTTCTCCAAGTCATCTAACAATATCCAGATTTGACAGTGAAGGCAACGAAAAATGGCATAGTGCCTATTACGTGGGCTCCTCAGAGGTTATCTATGGGGCTGCCATCGCTTCCAATGGAGACGTTATAGTTGTAGGTAGTAAATACGGAGGGTCTTCAGAAGGTGGAGAAAACGGGAAGTACCTAGGAGATGGAGGAGAATCCCCTGGTAATGACGTATGGGCTCTTAGACTCAATGAAAATGCCACGGTAAAGTGGGAAAAGACCTTTGATGTAACTGGGGACGACATTGCTCATGGAGTTACTATTGCTTCAAACGGAGATCTTATAGTGGTGGGGGAATCAGGAAGCTATTATTCCAAGGATTTTTTGGTTCTAAGGCTTGATGAGAATGGTAACCTGATCTGGCAAAATGCCTACAACAAAAACAGCTTAGATGTTGCCAATGCAGTTTCGACGGCTTCTAATGGAGACATTATAGTCGTTGGTCAAACTGGAGAAAGTGAAAATGCATTAGAAGATATTTGGATTGTCAGAGTATCTAGTAGCGGAACTCTAAAATGGGAAAAACAATTTGGGGGAGAATCAATGGACTTTGCCTATGCTGTAAGGGCTCTCTCCAACGGTGACATTGCAGTTGCGGGCTTCACTAAAAGCTTCGGTGAACCAAAAGGAGACGCCTGGATTTTGGTTTTAGACAGCTCGGGAAACGTAAAGTGGAACTATACACACGACGAAGGTTACAAAGAGGTTATCCACTCGATCGATATTGCGCCGAATGGTAATCTCATAGCAGCAGGATGGTCAACAGGGGATTATGTGGATAGCATACTGCTAATGGCAATAAAACCACCCGGATCCGAATTTATCCCTATCAGAGAAAGAGAACCCCAAGAGAATCCCTATCTTTTAATTGCCCGTGTATGGACTGAGCGGTTCCTCATGTATCATGACATATTTGATGAGCTATATGAGAGGGCAGTTTCGCTGGGTGTTGATAACGAAACTTTAGAAACTTCGTTGGGGCTTCATAATAATGCCACCAGCTTAATTCTGGACGCCTGGAGGTGCAACACTCTAGAAGAGGTACTTAGAAAAATGAAATTCGGAATACCAAAACTCTACAGCATCAGGAGAGCACTTCTAATGGAACTTGAAGCAATAGAGCTTCTAAAGGATGTAATAACTGAGTTGCAGCCTCACTGA
- a CDS encoding L-threonylcarbamoyladenylate synthase gives MTVVINMREGLDWKKIKIGARFIREGKLVAFPTETVYGLGADALNENAVKRIFKAKGRPPDNPLIIHIAEFEQVYELASEVPEKAKILAEKFWPGPLTIVLPKGDKVPYATTGGLETVAIRMPANEIALGLIKASERPIAAPSANISGKPSPTLAEHVVDDFYGKIECIIDGGETKVGVESTVIDLTTDPPMLLRPGGLPLEEIEAVIGKVEIHPAVKGKPVNLAKAPGMKYKHYAPDAQVIVIEGERERVKEKINELIKRYKAQGMRVGVMATGDFYKADAYFNMGESEEEIARNLFKALRELDKSGVDIILAEGIEERGLGLAVMNRLRKAAGYRVIKV, from the coding sequence ATGACTGTAGTAATAAACATGCGAGAGGGCCTTGACTGGAAAAAAATCAAGATAGGTGCGAGGTTTATTAGAGAAGGGAAGCTTGTTGCGTTTCCTACGGAGACTGTCTATGGGTTAGGTGCGGATGCGCTGAATGAAAATGCCGTCAAAAGAATCTTCAAGGCAAAAGGCAGACCCCCTGACAACCCTCTGATAATCCACATAGCCGAGTTCGAGCAGGTTTATGAACTCGCAAGTGAAGTTCCAGAGAAGGCTAAAATACTTGCAGAAAAGTTCTGGCCAGGGCCGTTGACAATAGTGCTCCCCAAGGGGGACAAAGTTCCATATGCAACTACAGGCGGGTTAGAGACTGTGGCGATAAGAATGCCCGCCAACGAGATTGCGCTTGGACTGATAAAGGCAAGCGAAAGACCAATTGCTGCACCCTCCGCCAACATAAGCGGAAAGCCGAGCCCCACCTTGGCAGAGCACGTTGTCGATGACTTTTATGGTAAGATAGAGTGCATAATAGACGGCGGCGAAACAAAAGTAGGAGTTGAGTCAACGGTAATAGACTTAACCACAGACCCTCCAATGCTCCTAAGACCCGGCGGATTGCCCCTTGAGGAGATCGAAGCGGTAATTGGAAAAGTGGAAATCCATCCAGCCGTAAAAGGGAAACCCGTAAACCTTGCAAAAGCTCCCGGGATGAAGTACAAACACTACGCCCCAGATGCTCAGGTTATAGTCATCGAAGGAGAGCGTGAGAGGGTTAAAGAGAAAATCAATGAGCTCATCAAGAGGTATAAAGCCCAAGGTATGAGGGTCGGTGTAATGGCCACCGGGGACTTCTACAAGGCAGATGCATATTTCAACATGGGCGAAAGCGAGGAAGAGATAGCAAGGAACCTGTTTAAAGCCCTCAGAGAACTCGACAAGTCCGGAGTAGACATAATACTAGCTGAAGGGATTGAAGAGAGAGGATTGGGGCTTGCAGTTATGAACAGGCTTAGGAAGGCGGCGGGATATAGAGTGATAAAAGTCTAA
- a CDS encoding winged helix-turn-helix domain-containing protein yields the protein MPKSALQVLNALGDKPVSSKELARKTNLSERTVRYALKILKEKELVEEIFFLRDARRRGYRRKVIPG from the coding sequence TTGCCAAAATCAGCGCTTCAAGTGCTTAATGCCTTAGGAGACAAGCCGGTGTCGTCTAAAGAGCTTGCACGAAAAACAAACCTTTCTGAAAGAACTGTTCGATATGCCCTAAAGATTCTCAAGGAGAAGGAGCTTGTTGAGGAGATATTTTTCTTAAGAGATGCTAGACGGAGGGGTTATAGAAGGAAAGTTATTCCGGGCTGA
- a CDS encoding damage-control phosphatase: MKIHYECFTCIANQCQRIIEMSTEDLAKRKKAAVFSAKLMGKFEEDSIPAIVSSKIFFDLYAFLRVQDPFKAYKETSNRLAERVLNDIEKIMKIDLKTALKLAIVGNVIDFAVGYSPEKIEEDIMRLIKEDLYIDRSEELFEKLGNAKVLLYLTDNCGEIYFDRLFLRKVQEAFPHLKIYIAGKEAPIINDATVEDLKAAKLDEIGTIISTGSRIVGVPFGEVSEEFMEIFEKADVIIAKGQGNFETLSEINDKRVFYLLKAKCRPVARELGVPHGSMVCI; encoded by the coding sequence ATGAAGATACACTACGAATGTTTTACCTGTATCGCAAATCAGTGCCAGAGGATAATTGAAATGAGCACCGAAGATCTAGCAAAAAGAAAGAAAGCTGCTGTTTTCAGCGCAAAACTTATGGGGAAGTTTGAAGAAGACTCAATACCCGCTATAGTTTCCAGCAAGATATTTTTTGATCTCTATGCGTTCCTTAGAGTTCAGGACCCATTTAAAGCCTACAAAGAGACCTCCAATAGGTTAGCGGAGAGAGTTCTAAATGATATTGAGAAAATCATGAAAATTGACCTTAAAACGGCGTTAAAGCTTGCGATAGTAGGCAACGTAATCGACTTTGCCGTTGGATACTCGCCAGAAAAGATTGAAGAAGATATAATGAGGCTCATTAAAGAAGACCTCTACATAGACCGCTCTGAAGAGCTCTTTGAAAAACTTGGAAACGCCAAGGTCTTGCTGTACCTTACCGACAACTGCGGGGAGATATACTTTGACAGGCTATTCTTGAGAAAGGTTCAAGAAGCTTTTCCTCACCTGAAAATCTACATTGCCGGAAAGGAAGCTCCGATAATAAACGATGCCACAGTAGAAGATTTAAAAGCGGCTAAACTCGATGAAATCGGGACGATAATTTCAACGGGTTCTAGGATTGTGGGTGTTCCATTTGGAGAGGTCTCAGAAGAATTTATGGAGATTTTTGAAAAAGCCGACGTCATTATTGCAAAAGGACAGGGGAACTTTGAGACCCTCAGTGAAATTAACGATAAGCGCGTCTTTTATCTTCTGAAGGCGAAGTGCCGCCCGGTAGCAAGGGAATTGGGGGTTCCTCACGGAAGCATGGTGTGCATATAG
- a CDS encoding tetratricopeptide repeat protein — MKDAVINDIFDLVGIIADPKIRALTYANIGVELFRMGNKKYKDAFRKALETAEEIEDAAELTFLLIQIATYLGETNKAIAIGVFDRVLELVERMPSKTRNSALEKMVEAALKLKLYDLAVSYAMKIKDDKVRNSMLIPIIKGYLSEGQLAKAIKVSKELLEEPWSSMAKSEIIKYHIKSGEITNALDIFNTIEENRERFISEIVEELVESPEHVSKFFELLRGEELVIAAKKLLDILIKSPTREYIELVERIAERIPDESVQVKVVAFLTRVGEKENALKYANRMQNDYLRSLAFGEIALGYLKENDLDRAIETVEHVRDLKWNSRLLAEILIKILKLTAEGESKQGH, encoded by the coding sequence ATGAAAGATGCCGTGATTAATGATATTTTTGATCTCGTCGGGATAATAGCGGATCCAAAAATTAGGGCACTTACATACGCTAATATCGGAGTCGAACTTTTTCGCATGGGCAACAAAAAGTACAAAGATGCCTTTAGAAAAGCCCTAGAGACTGCAGAGGAAATTGAAGATGCTGCTGAACTTACTTTTCTGCTTATTCAAATTGCCACTTATTTGGGGGAAACAAACAAAGCCATTGCTATAGGAGTTTTTGACAGGGTTCTCGAACTAGTCGAGCGCATGCCTTCTAAAACACGGAATAGTGCGCTGGAAAAGATGGTAGAAGCTGCGTTAAAACTCAAGCTCTACGATTTAGCTGTTTCTTATGCGATGAAAATCAAAGACGATAAAGTGAGAAATAGCATGCTTATTCCAATCATCAAAGGATATCTGTCCGAAGGTCAGCTTGCTAAGGCAATTAAAGTCTCAAAAGAGTTGCTTGAAGAACCCTGGAGCTCAATGGCGAAATCAGAGATAATAAAATATCACATTAAGAGCGGAGAAATCACAAATGCCCTGGACATCTTTAACACGATCGAGGAAAACAGAGAGAGGTTCATCAGCGAGATTGTGGAAGAGCTTGTTGAGTCTCCCGAGCATGTTTCAAAGTTCTTTGAACTCCTGAGAGGGGAAGAATTAGTAATCGCTGCAAAGAAACTGCTGGACATTTTAATAAAATCTCCGACGAGAGAATACATCGAGCTGGTGGAGAGGATTGCGGAGAGAATACCTGATGAGAGCGTGCAGGTAAAGGTAGTGGCATTTTTAACAAGGGTCGGAGAAAAAGAAAATGCCCTAAAATATGCAAACAGAATGCAGAATGACTATTTACGCTCCTTGGCATTTGGAGAAATTGCTTTGGGTTACCTAAAGGAGAACGACCTGGATCGGGCCATAGAAACGGTAGAACACGTTAGAGATTTAAAATGGAACTCACGGCTTTTGGCGGAGATACTGATCAAGATTCTAAAACTTACAGCAGAAGGGGAATCCAAGCAGGGACATTAG